cctttctaaatcacactgaAGTGGTGGCTGGGGTCAGCTCTGAGCCAGCCACAAAGGAGTTTTTGTGGAGTTCAGAAAGTGCAAAAGGAAAGGCCGTCTAGGGGCGGGCAGGAGGGGCCCGGGGTAGAGGGCTGGAGAAACAGACCAAGGGGCAGCCACTGCCTTGGTGGGTGCAGCGGCCTAACACGCGGCTCAGGTGTccactccccgcccccccccaagcTCCCGCGACTGCTCTCCGCCtggactgggggtctgggagcCGAAGCTGGGGCTCATCTACAGTCTGTTCACAGCAGGAGGGGGAGGCAAAAGCATCCAGAAAAAGCCTAGTGGTAAGGGATGAAACAGGGCGCAGTGTGGAGCAAGTCTTTGGGCAGGCCtgggaaagaaaagagggggtcgCCTGAGCCATAGGTGAAGTCTTCCGAGGCTGCGGGGCTACTGGGGTCAGAGAGTGGGGAAGCGGCGGCGGCACAGGGGGAGGCAGCGGCCCCGGAGCCCCAGGACTCGGCGTCGCTGGCAGGGCTCGCGGGCGCGGGCAGGCAGGGGGCGCACTGTGGCGGCAGGAGGCGCTCCCGAGCAGCGCCCCCGGGCAGCCCCTGGTCGGCCAGGCGCAGTGTCTCCGCCAGAGCCCAGATGTAGTTATAGGCGAAGCGCAGCGTCTCGATCTTGGTGAGCTTGGTGTCGTCGGGGAAGGAGGGCAGCACGCTGCGCAGGGCGTCCAGAGCAGCATTCAGGTTGTGCATGCGGTTGCGCTCGCGGTCGTTGGCCTTGACACGCCGGCTCCTGCGCAGCGAGTGCAGCAGAGCCTCGGAACGCACTCGTGTGCGGCCCCGGCGCCGCCGGCGCTCCTGCTCCTCGTCCTGCACCCCCACAGCCTCGGCTGCCCCAGGCGCGCCCCTACGAGCGGGCGCGGACGACGCCAAGGCAGAGGccggagcctggagcctggcacAGTCCTCCTCATCGGTGAGGAAGCCGGACAtctcgctgctgctgctgctggagctGCTGGGACAGTCGAGGTCCGAGAGGCAGGTCTCCAGAGAGGCCGGCATCGTCGCGTCGAGCGGGACTGACGGAGAAATAAGAAGGCGTCTAGGGGACAGGAGCCCGGGCTGAGGGTAGGGCCGCCGGGGCACTTACGTTCGGAGTGGCCCGGGTCTCCTTGATGCCCGCTGAGGGCGTGCTGGCCTGGAAGGGCGCAGGGGCGTACCGGGAACTTGGCCTCGCCTCGCCTTGCCTGCGGGGGCCACGCGCCCAGTCAGTCTCCCGAGTGATCTCGCCGATGATCAGATCAGCTCGTGTGAGCACCGAGAGTGGCACACGACCGGCCTCAGGACCCCTTAAGTACCCGGCGCAACAATGGGCGCCCCCTCCCTTACCACCTCCGCCCCCACAGCAGCCCCCGTGAATGGAGCGAGGCAGCAGGTCAGCCCCGTGCGGCGCCTGTGTATTTGCATAATTTATGCTCGCGGGGggccgcccctcccctccccctcccggaGCGTGCCCGTAATTACCGCGGGCCAATCGGCGGCGGAGCGGCCCCGGGAGCCTGCTCCGGGCTGAGCAGGGGCGTCTCTGGGCCCCGAAGGGAGGCGGGGGCCGCGGGCGATTAGCGGCCCAGGCACGCTCCTACGGGGGCGGATCGGGCGCCCCTcgctggggtgggatggggaggcGGGGCGCCTGCCGGTAAGTGTGAACCGCTCCGCGAGCTAGCTGCGGAAACCCGGGGCGGGCTGGGGGGCTGCCTTCGCGTCCACTTGGGGCCAGCGACCTCACTCTTCTGAACCTCAGGATCGTCCCTGTAACGTGGGGCACAGGTCTACCCAGCTGAGAACGACGTGCGTCGACGGCCCTAGATCTCTTGGCTCATCAACGTTTTTTGCAAAGGGACGCCCAACGAGTGGTTGTGATATACAACGCCCGAGGAAATCTTGGGAAATCCTACCCCAAAGACTGGAGAGGGCTATAGGCACCCGTGTCCGCCCACGTTGAAGACATAGTAGGAAGGCTTGGCTGAACTTCACTTGGTGCGAAAAAGATCTGAGCGAGTGATTTCCCAAGTTCCGAGACATTTTAATTCACCCCACATCCCCAAAACgcaaaaaaagaaagtgctaGTCCTTGGGGTGCCCCGAGACCTGTTGCGCACCCCCCCCCATGCCTCCCACTTGTCATCTCTTAGAGCGAGTCTGGCAGCTTCTGTGCTCCCAGCTGAGCCAGCAAGGGTATCATACTCGCTGACTCTGCAAGATGAAGACAGCAGtcagagctccccccccccccccccccccggcgatGTGAGAGTCTATTGGAGCAGTAGGTTTCACTCAGGAGTCCCTTTTCTCTGATCACTATAGCTCAGACACCTCTAGCTTTGTATTTAAGGGGAATAGTTCTaggttatggggtgggggagggggattaAAAACAAACCTAGCACCTTTCAGCAAAATTTCAATCCCTCTGTGGGGTGCCCTCAGTTAGCTACCTGGGTTGGTGCCTCCTTTGGTGGGGGGTGCCATCTGCAGGCAGAGCTTCTGTGGCTTCAGGCCTAGTAGACTCTACCCCTAATCCCACCCTACTGTACtcccaagggggggggggcgaaAGGGATGGACACCAGCTATAGGTTTGTTAGAAATCATAGGAAGTAGCTTTAATCAGAGTAAGTACAGAAAATTGTTGGGTGAGACCTGACATCTTGAGGAACCCAGCATGCTCACAACAAACTTGTGTCTCttgcctctgtttctgtctccttccttcagcttccCCATGCCCCAGTGCATTCCCACCTTGACTTGATAATAACACCTTTAGccctatgtttttaaaatatttattcccttttgttcctcttgttttattgttgtagttgttattgttgttattgatgtcttcgttgttggataggacagagagaaatggagagaggaggggaagacagagggggagagaaagacacctacagacctgcttcacctcttgtgaagcgacttccttgctggtggagagccaggggctcgaaccgggatccttatgcgggtccttgtgctttgcgccacatacgcttaacccgctgcgctactgccggactcccagccCTATATATTTCCTCCCCCCTGAGGCTATGATAATAAAATATCACAAACCTGGGGCCTTAAAACAACAGAAAGTTACCCtttcgggggccaggcggtgggtggcacacctagttgctAGTtacgtgcacatgttgcaatgtgcaaggacctgggtttgacacCCTAGGCTCCGCTCcgtctgcatgggaaaagctttgcaagtggtgaagcagtgttgcaggtcctctccctctctatcactctctctcaatttctgactgtctctatccaatagataaataaagataattaaaaaatatttttaaaaaaagaagaagaaagaaagttatCCTTGCACAGTTCAGATCAGAAGTCCTAAGTCATGTTGGCAGGATTCGTTCCTTTTTGGTGTCtggcaacaaataagtaaatatataaatatcctcTAGAGTTTAGTGCTGACAAATAACCCTAGAGATTATTTATCCAGCTACTGTGTCTCCTACATGGGAAAGTGGGATGGGTAGTAGGGAGAGCTTTCTTCCAGGTTACCCAACGGATCAGAGGTAATAAAACTAGGGCCAGGCTTTCCTATCACAATTAGTCAGCAAGTGCACACTGAGTAACTATAGGATGCTGCCCTGTGCCAGTCAGGCACTCAGTAGAGAGTCGGGCAAGGAGCAAGCCTGAAGAGCATCATGTATCCCCTGAAGGGagatttgtgtatgtgtgtgtgtgtgtgggggggtttgagATGTCCCTGAAGGATGATGGCATGTGATAGACCAtctagggagatggggagaggtgGAGATGGCTATGGCCTATGGCAGCAATGTGTCAATCTAGGTGGGGCTCAGTGGGAAGAGGGTAGGGGCAATCATGGTGGACCTTGAATAACCATGGTGacctttcttttccatttctgtttcttcctgCTGCTCTTTAAGCAAGGCCATCACAGTTTTTCTGGCTATTTAGTGCACTTGGGCATCCAGGGCAAGCAGGAATTTATAAAATATAGCCTCTCTGTTACTCACTAAGCTATGTGTCGTGATGTGTCACTGCATCTGCTCAGAGGAGAATCAAGTGTGCACAGACATCCTGGTAGCTTGCAGTGATTCTGTACCTTTGTCCACTCCTCTGCCCTTGTTACCTGACCAGGTGGATATGGCCTCCTTGCCTGCATGCTGCTGGCTCATGTACAGTATGTGTTGCAGCTTCTCCCAAGACATTAATGTCTGCCTTGTGCTTTTCATAGTGTATCTGAgatctgggggagagggagggtcctACAAATGACCTGCTGAGGATGGACCTGAACCCTGGGAGCATGACAATGAGATGACAGCATAGGTTTAAATTTGTTCCTCTGAGTGAGCTTTCATCTCAAGAGGACAAGTATTAGATCTCTTTTAGGAGAATGTATTCTTGGTGGGGAACATGAATGTTTCTCCCACCTACCAATTCCCTTGGATCCTCATACAAGAGCACATCTGTGGAGCATAATAGGATGCAATGTGGGCAAGCAATAAATCCAACCACAGCAGGCACTGCACCAGGTGTTCGGACTGCTGATGTGTGAGCCATCCAGCTGCCACTCtgctatggggtgggggtgggggtggagagaggcagatGTTCTAAGGGGCTGGATTAAGTAAAAAGTTTCTCACACTTAAGTTACTTAAAGTGGCAgtgatgatgggggtggggggtggaattATCCCAGATGCTCAGAAGCAGAATCTTTGGAATTGTGGACTACATACATTCTACTGACTGATATCTAGATCCTATATTTGCTCCTCATATTAGTATAAATACCTTGCTCCAGAATCTGTCATTCAATCTTGTTTGCCTAAGTCCCAGAGAGAAGTCAGGCATGCTTTGGTGACAGTGCAGAGGTGCAGGAAGGCTAGGCACCCTTTTGTGACTTTGCCTGTCTGTGCCACAACTAGGGAATAGACAGTCAATAAGTATCCCTGAAAACCATGCAGagaacagagacacacctgttcCAGGCAGTCCTGGAAGTTTGACTCAGGAGTACTGTGGAACCAGTGGGGAGGCAATTTAAGGAGGTGGCTCTTCTGATACCAGCATGCTGGTGAAGGAACCAGAATTTGGAGAGATAAAAGAGGTTGTCACAGTTAAGTACAGCATCCAGTGcttgttgtactttttttttaatcaacaaaggccaaaagaggaaaaacaatgGCAAACTATAAATGCTTACATATAATTGaggttatatatatgtatatatatataattgaggtgacatatatatatatatttatatttgtgctGTTTACAAGATAATTccaaaaggaattttaaaatgaACATCAAGGTATAAGCACCTTTAGACATAGAGATCCTGGCTTGAATTCAGATTTCAACTGTGGTTAAGTATCTTCTCCCTCCagctctgtctgtgtgtcaggaaCCATGTGTATGATATGATATCATTCAAAGTTAGTGTCCACAGTCTTTTGTGATTGGAAAGCTGAGCCAAATTGCCTTCTTAACCATCCCCTCTTTCAGTTATCAGAAATGTGTCAGCCTGAGGGCTAATGAGTTATCCTATGAAGATATTGTAACAGGGTGGAGACTGTAGGGTTAATGTCTTAATTATAAATGCtgaatgtgttttttttcccttgggagGGGGACGTATATACAGTCACACTCCATACTCATCTCCACATTTTCATAATTTTGATTTATCATTCTCTACTCACTCTAGTTGACTGGACAGAGTACCACTTTCAGGAGCCCTGTGGCACTGACATGTAGAATTGACTTTTGAGGGGTTACAGACAGCTTTTTAAGACATAGTGCACATGAACTCTCAGATGCAGTTTATGGTAGGAGAAATGGATGGCTGTGGCAGCTTATTTAGGGCAGTGCACTGCACTAAGTTTACGAGCTGGGCAATGTGGTGTCCACAGGGGTAGCCTTTGTGGACATTTTTGGAAAAAATTAAAGCAGTGGAGAGGGCCACTCCTAGCAAGACTGCTAAATTTACATCATCATTTTCTTTCTGGAGCTAGCTACCTAAGGGGAGGGATGGCATTGGTCTCCTGGGTGGCATCTTGGAAAGAAAATGTAATCTTtgtagaaaaaggaagaaaaaggtgcAGCTACTCAAGGGGAATGGATGAAGGATGATGTTGGACACAGAGACACGCTGTGTTCCTTTCAGCCCCTTAAATAGACCCGCAGATATGTGTTTCCATCTAAAAGAAgcagggtggggttgggggaatgGAAAGGAGGAACAATTCCCTATTTTCTTTACTGATGACCCATGACAGTTGTGGAAAGGGGGGGTGAAAAGGAGGGGGAAACAAGGCAGGAGGGGAGAAACAGAGGGGTCTTTCAGTGACAGAGCAAGGAAAATGGCAAATTATCCATGGTTTCCAGAAATCCGTGGAGCCCCCCTGGGCCCCTACCCTGCTAAATACAGTGCCGGCTGTATGCATCTCCCACTTCAGAGTTATCTGCTTGAATATTCCACCACACTGTGTGCTCATGTGTTTGCTTGTGTACAATCTCCATATATGTGAGATGCACCTTGGCCTCTAGAGCAGGTTCTGGTGCAAATCTGCTTTATTCTAGACAGAATGCACAGGGTAATGCCACAGGCAAAGAGATTCTTTCCTTAAAATAATTTCCAGATAGGTCTGTGTTttcaagtgtatgtgtgtgtgtatggattgTCCCAAGATTTGACAAGTCTTTGCAGTTAGGGCTAGTCTTGGGTAAAACAATGTCCTTTTTGTGCCCAAAGTAGAGTGGGGGAGGCAAGGACGGTGTGTATACTTGCCCAGGAGGGTGCAGATCTTGGGGGAACAGGCAGAAGGTGTCCCTACCACCCCCTCCCAGCAATGAGGCCTGGAGTTATTTTTCACATCAGCTGCTTGAAGCTTGGAAATTCCTTCAGAGTTTTGCCATCTTAGATTTCTTGAAGTTAAATATTCTGGGCTGAAAGTGAGAAAAAACACAGTCTTGCCCTCTATTGCTGTTAGGAGGTTTAGCTGGCCAATTCAGGCACCACCTGCCACAAAATATTGCTAAAGCCAGAGTTAGTTTTTGCTGCAGTTTCATGTTTTGTCTGTGTCATGTTTTTGAATTCTTAAGAGCCTCTTTAGCTGAGATTAAAAACATCCCCCTCCCCAGATGCTGTGGGTCAAGTGTGGGAAAACTGTGAGggtgttttcttctgtgtatacAAAAGAAGTGGCAGTGAAATTTATCCTAATGGAATTTAGCTATTGGCTTATGGAGAGAATTCGGGAACATAGAGAATGGAGAAGAAGTTGAAATGGcttccttttgcttttctctacCTTAATGCTTGGC
The DNA window shown above is from Erinaceus europaeus chromosome 2, mEriEur2.1, whole genome shotgun sequence and carries:
- the NEUROG1 gene encoding neurogenin-1; translation: MPASLETCLSDLDCPSSSSSSSSEMSGFLTDEEDCARLQAPASALASSAPARRGAPGAAEAVGVQDEEQERRRRRGRTRVRSEALLHSLRRSRRVKANDRERNRMHNLNAALDALRSVLPSFPDDTKLTKIETLRFAYNYIWALAETLRLADQGLPGGAARERLLPPQCAPCLPAPASPASDAESWGSGAAASPCAAAASPLSDPSSPAASEDFTYGSGDPLFSFPGLPKDLLHTAPCFIPYH